Proteins encoded in a region of the Anopheles ziemanni chromosome 2, idAnoZiCoDA_A2_x.2, whole genome shotgun sequence genome:
- the LOC131293753 gene encoding LOW QUALITY PROTEIN: inhibitor of growth protein 3-like (The sequence of the model RefSeq protein was modified relative to this genomic sequence to represent the inferred CDS: deleted 1 base in 1 codon), whose product MQHLEDCLEMIEHLPQELRDGFTEMREMDLTVQNNTDSLDKRARSLFQQCYERKLPTAVADAEFNAIRGGYNRVLDDSDEKIQLAGQMYDVVERYMRRLDTELYKFKCELEADHNGITEILEQRSLEVDSNALSNGGTNQKENPFYDVHHSYSGTSSGRSDSRYKSEPVKRRESVAVTAAEKRAAAASGASASNVAPIMNVHIRPTTPGTAVPASIVSGTIVVPPAMNVGAHASSSKFKISYNLPNFSPAGFAIAAAASQAIAQTQQMQQGCQTGSLKASYEVIGAKGSQELLVNSELAGATHNGMQGVERESSVFSNQRRTKKKDLTSTPNTANSAAGGVQGTTTTTLLSSNSIVTPILTTLSNQTPFAILGQQTTTLQQQQQQQQQVGTVQVTQSLVQPQQQQKGSTLEPYIMGTNGPIAVQQQINLHHSNTQVPLQHLQPVSQQPMLQQLAVRQQQPAAMKQELLPQQIQQLDNIENVQQKHILLPTAPQQAQQRLTHPQQLQELFQQSLQSLQSLTPQLLQQQQPQQPVPATSQQSGQQQQLPMQTLAHPQLMQAQDGSHSLPLAPVPVQPTLKTRSGWKTITKPTLRRYIPGQTPHNLQRQVIHVQSQQRTQFQQIQQQQQHHHLQMVQQQFLAGPAGSSASGVLANTASAMALLHSSTATAVSTSSVSSLDGNRGEDTKGDSISGAGSTTLTASSGSSTSGSVVLKESGMVVQQTPEGEWSYDPNEPRYCICNQVSYGDMVACDNEDCPFEWFHYPCVNITSSPKGKWYCPQCSSSMKRRAIRKN is encoded by the exons ATGCAACATTTGGAGGATTGCCTTGAAA TGATCGAGCATCTACCCCAGGAGCTTCGGGATGGGTTCACGGAAATGCGTGAGATGGATTTGACCGTCCAAA ATAACACTGATTCCCTGGATAAACGGGCCCGTTCACTGTTTCAACAGTGTTACGAAAGGAAACTACCAACTGCAGTGGCGGATGCAGAGTTCAACGCAATTCGAGGCGGCTACAACCGCGTGCTGGACGATTCTGATGAAAAAATACAACTGGCAGGGCAGATGTACGATGTGGTTGAACGATATATGCGCCGTCTCGACACCGAGCTGTACAAATTCAAGTGTGAGCTGGAAGCGGATCACAATGGCATCACAGAAATACTAGAACAACGTTCGTTAGAGGTCGACAGCAACGCTTTGTCGAACGGTGGCACGAACCAGAAGGAAAACCCCTTCTATGACGTCCATCATTCGTACTCCGGAACATCTTCCGGGCGCTCGGATAGTCGCTACAAGTCGGAGCCGGTAAAGCGTCGTGAGAGCGTGGCCGTCACTGCTGCCGAAAAGCGTGCCGCTGCTGCATCCGGAGCTAGCGCATCGAATGTTGCTCCGATCATGAATGTGCACATTCGTCCGACGACCCCGGGCACGGCGGTACCTGCCAGTATTGTGTCGGGCACGATCGTCGTCCCTCCTGCTATGAATGTTGGTGCGCACGCTTCGTCTtccaaattcaaa atatcctATAATTTGCCAAATTTTTCTCCGGCAGGATTTGCTATTGCTGCCGCTGCAAGCCAGGCGATTGCGCAAACGCAACAAATGCAGCAGGGTTGTCAAACGGGCAGTCTGAAGGCATCGTACGAAGTGATTGGCGCAAAGGGATCGCAAGAGCTGCTGGTCAATAGTGAGCTGGCGGGGGCCACACACAACGGCATGCAGGGAGTCGAGCGAGAGTCGAGCGTTTTCTCGAACCAGCGACGTACGAAGAAGAAAGATCTTACGAGCACGCCAAACACTGCAAACTCTGCGGCGGGTGGTGTGCAGGGCACAACTACCACGACCTTGCTTTCTAGCAATTCGATCGTAACACCGATACTCACCACTCTGTCGAATCAAACGCCGTTTGCAATTCTAGGCCAGCAAACAACCACgttgcagcaacaacaacagcaacagcagcaggttGGAACGGTCCAAGTAACACAATCGCTTGTGCAgccacaacagcagcagaaggGATCTACCCTGGAACCGTACATAATGGGCACCAATGGGCCAATCGCGGTGCAGCAGCAAATAAATCTGCACCATTCAAACACGCAAGTTCCTTTACAACACCTGCAGCCAGTATCGCAGCAACCGATGTTGCAACAGCTCGCGGTCCGACAGCAGCAGCCGGCGGCGATGAAACAGGAGCTGCTTCCTCAGCAAATTCAGCAGCTCGACAACATCGAGAATGTGCAGCAGAAGCACATTCTCTTACCGACGGCACCGCAGCAGGCGCAGCAACGACTAACGCACCCACAGCAGCTGCAGGAACTATTCCAGCAGTCGCTGCAATCACTGCAGTCATTGACACCGCAgttgctgcagcagcaacaaccgcaGCAACCGGTTCCGGCAACATCGCAGCAGTcgggtcagcagcagcagctgcctATGCAGACACTCGCGCATCCGCAGCTCATGCAGGCGCAAGACGGGTCCCATTCGTTACCATTGGCGCCAGTGCCGGTGCAGCCCACGTTGAAAACGCGCTCAGGATGGAAAACTATCACGAAGCCTACATTGCGCCGCTATATCCCTGGGCAAACTCCGCACAACTTACAACGGCAGGTGATCCATGTGCAGTCACAGCAGCGAACACAATTCCAGCAAatacagcaacagcagcagcaccatcactTGCAGATGGTACAGCAGCAGTTCCTTGCTGGTCCCGCTGGATCGTCGGCTTCTGGTGTTCTTGCGAATACGGCATCGGCGATGGCACTGCTGCACTCCTCCACTGCAACCGCAGTGTCAACATCGTCGGTCAGCTCGTTGGACGGCAATCGGGGTGAAGACACCAAAGGCGACAGCATCAGCGGCGCCGGTAGCACCACCCTGACTGCCTCCAGCGGCTCCAGCACCTCTGGCTCGGTCGTCCTGAAAGAGTCTGGGATGGTGGTCCAACAAACGCCCGAAGGTGAGTGGTCTTACGATCCAAACGAACCTCGTTACTGCATTTGCAATCAAGTTTCCTACGGCGACATGGTGGCCTGTGACAACGAAGAC TGCCCATTCGAGTGGTTCCACTATCCGTGCGTTAATATAACGTCCTCCCCCAAGGGCAAGTGGTACTGTCCGCAATGTAGCAGCTCGATGAAAAGACGGGCCATCCGCAAGAACTAA